From Rhodococcus sp. B7740, one genomic window encodes:
- the truA gene encoding tRNA pseudouridine(38-40) synthase TruA: MSSEHDRSGPAIPSGEGGPAFSVPTRFRLDISYDGTHFSGWARQPGIRTVCGVLEEAFTTVLRQRIELTVAGRTDAGVHATGQVAHFDAVDVSDDHDRLVRRMARFLPTDVRVRAISTVSRDFDARFSAYRRHYEYRFGTALYGVDPLDVAGVVSWPRPIDLGAVQEASARLIGLHDFAAFCKRRDGATTVRELQRFDWERDGDRLTAYVSADAFCWSMVRSLVGAMQAVGEGRRTPDWAQSLLTRRERASEVAVAPAHGLSLVRVDYPPADELAARNAATREVRSAITGDGCCGGEG, from the coding sequence TTGAGCTCCGAGCACGATCGAAGCGGGCCCGCCATTCCCTCAGGGGAAGGCGGGCCCGCTTTTTCGGTACCCACCAGATTTCGGCTCGACATCTCCTACGACGGCACGCACTTCTCCGGGTGGGCGCGTCAACCGGGCATCCGCACCGTCTGCGGAGTGCTCGAAGAAGCCTTCACCACGGTGCTGCGGCAACGGATCGAGCTGACCGTGGCGGGCCGAACCGACGCGGGAGTCCACGCAACGGGTCAGGTGGCGCACTTCGATGCCGTCGACGTTTCGGACGATCACGACAGGCTGGTCCGGCGAATGGCCCGGTTTCTGCCCACCGATGTTCGAGTACGAGCCATCAGCACCGTCTCCCGTGATTTCGACGCGCGGTTCTCGGCCTACCGCAGGCACTACGAGTACCGATTCGGCACGGCGCTCTACGGCGTCGACCCCCTCGACGTGGCCGGTGTCGTCTCCTGGCCGAGGCCCATCGATCTCGGTGCGGTGCAGGAGGCATCCGCGAGATTGATCGGTCTGCACGATTTCGCCGCGTTCTGCAAGCGACGTGACGGGGCGACCACCGTTCGAGAACTGCAGCGGTTCGACTGGGAGCGCGACGGCGATCGACTCACCGCGTACGTCAGTGCCGACGCATTCTGCTGGTCGATGGTCCGCAGTCTCGTCGGTGCCATGCAGGCCGTGGGGGAAGGTCGGCGAACTCCCGACTGGGCGCAGTCGCTGTTGACGCGCCGCGAGAGAGCGAGCGAGGTGGCCGTGGCTCCGGCGCACGGCTTGTCCTTGGTTCGAGTCGACTATCCACCGGCCGACGAACTGGCCGCCCGGAACGCGGCCACCCGCGAGGTGAGATCGGCGATCACCGGCGACGGTTGCTGTGGGGGAGAGGGCTGA
- the rplO gene encoding 50S ribosomal protein L15: MTIKLHHLRPAAGSKSTKIRVGRGEGGKRGKTAGRGTKGTGARKNVPARFEGGQMPLHMRLPKLKGFTNRNRVVFQVVNLRDIERLFPEGGQIGIPELIAKGAVRKNEPVKVLGDGNLTVKVEISANKFTGSAKEKIAAAGGSATEV; this comes from the coding sequence ATGACCATCAAACTGCACCACCTGCGCCCCGCAGCCGGATCCAAGTCGACGAAGATTCGTGTCGGCCGTGGTGAAGGTGGCAAGCGTGGCAAGACCGCAGGTCGCGGTACCAAGGGAACCGGCGCACGCAAGAACGTGCCGGCACGTTTCGAGGGTGGCCAGATGCCCCTCCACATGCGGCTCCCGAAGCTCAAGGGCTTCACCAACCGCAACCGTGTCGTGTTCCAGGTCGTGAACCTGCGCGACATCGAGCGTCTGTTCCCCGAGGGCGGTCAGATCGGTATCCCCGAGCTCATCGCCAAGGGTGCCGTTCGCAAGAACGAGCCCGTCAAGGTTCTCGGCGACGGAAACCTGACCGTGAAGGTCGAGATCTCGGCCAACAAGTTCACGGGCTCCGCCAAGGAAAAGATCGCCGCTGCCGGCGGTTCTGCAACCGAGGTATGA
- the rpsD gene encoding 30S ribosomal protein S4 — protein MARYTGPITRKSRRLRVDLVGGDQAFERRPYPPGQHGRARIKESEYLLQLQEKQKARFTYGVMEKQFRLYYKEANRTVGKTGENLLTILESRLDNVVYRAGLARTRRQARQLVTHGHFLVNNKRVDIPSYRVSQYDIIDVREKSAQTLPIQIARESYGDRPVAPWLQVVPNRLRILVHRLPERAQIDVPLQEQLIVEYYSK, from the coding sequence ATGGCACGTTATACCGGTCCTATCACCCGCAAGTCGCGTCGTCTGCGCGTCGACCTCGTCGGAGGCGACCAGGCGTTCGAGCGTCGTCCCTACCCGCCCGGCCAGCACGGCCGCGCGCGGATCAAGGAGAGCGAGTACCTGCTCCAGCTGCAGGAGAAGCAGAAGGCTCGCTTCACCTACGGCGTCATGGAGAAGCAGTTCCGTCTGTACTACAAGGAAGCCAACAGGACCGTCGGCAAGACCGGCGAGAACCTGCTGACCATCCTCGAGAGTCGTCTCGACAACGTCGTCTACCGCGCCGGACTGGCACGTACGCGTCGTCAGGCCCGTCAGCTGGTCACGCACGGTCACTTCCTGGTGAACAACAAGCGCGTCGACATCCCCAGCTACCGCGTCTCGCAGTACGACATCATCGACGTCCGTGAGAAGTCGGCTCAGACACTGCCGATCCAGATCGCCCGCGAAAGCTACGGCGACCGTCCCGTCGCCCCGTGGCTGCAGGTCGTTCCCAACCGTCTTCGCATCCTGGTTCACAGGTTGCCGGAGCGCGCACAGATCGACGTGCCGCTCCAGGAGCAGCTCATCGTCGAGTACTACTCGAAGTAA
- a CDS encoding NADPH-dependent FMN reductase has product MKPIQLAVVVGSVRAGRVGPTVASWVRGVAAERATVEVVEVDLADFDLPNSLVPCEDSERFTRTVGGADAFVFVTPEYNHGVPGALKTALDTVKYEWRGKPVGFVSYGGLGGGIRATEQLRQITAELHMVSVRDVVSLHRVRKRFDESGRIDDAAAVDGLGRLLDQLEWWADAVAGARGRADYPG; this is encoded by the coding sequence ATGAAGCCGATACAGCTCGCCGTCGTCGTCGGTAGTGTGCGCGCCGGTCGAGTGGGCCCGACCGTCGCTTCCTGGGTTCGAGGTGTTGCCGCCGAACGCGCCACCGTCGAGGTGGTCGAGGTCGACTTGGCCGATTTCGATCTGCCGAACTCGCTCGTTCCGTGCGAGGACTCCGAGCGCTTCACCAGGACCGTCGGCGGCGCCGACGCCTTCGTGTTCGTCACCCCCGAGTACAACCACGGCGTGCCCGGTGCGTTGAAGACCGCCCTGGACACGGTGAAGTACGAGTGGCGTGGCAAGCCGGTCGGATTCGTCTCGTACGGTGGGCTCGGCGGGGGAATTCGAGCCACCGAACAGCTACGGCAGATCACCGCCGAACTGCACATGGTCTCCGTCCGAGACGTCGTGTCGCTGCATCGGGTGCGCAAGCGGTTCGACGAGTCGGGACGCATCGACGACGCAGCCGCCGTCGACGGCCTCGGGCGTCTTCTCGACCAGCTCGAGTGGTGGGCGGACGCGGTGGCAGGCGCTCGTGGGCGGGCCGACTACCCCGGTTGA
- the rpmJ gene encoding 50S ribosomal protein L36 has translation MKVQPSVKKICEKCKVIRRNGRVMVICDNLRHKQRQG, from the coding sequence GTGAAGGTTCAGCCGAGCGTCAAGAAGATCTGCGAAAAGTGCAAGGTGATTCGTCGTAACGGGCGCGTCATGGTGATCTGCGACAACCTGCGTCACAAGCAGCGTCAGGGATAA
- the rplR gene encoding 50S ribosomal protein L18 yields the protein MSQQTADKANVVKRTPRGTDVSTKRRLSKARRHFRLRKKISGTPERPRLVVNRSSRHIHVQLIDDLAGHTLASASSIEADVRALEGDKKAVSAKVGELIASRAKAAGVEAVVFDRGGNNYSGRIAALADAAREGGLTF from the coding sequence ATGAGCCAGCAAACAGCAGACAAGGCGAACGTCGTCAAGCGCACTCCGCGTGGCACCGACGTCTCGACGAAGCGTCGCCTGTCGAAGGCACGTCGTCACTTCCGCCTTCGCAAGAAGATCTCCGGCACGCCCGAGCGTCCCCGCTTGGTCGTCAACCGGTCCTCGCGTCACATCCACGTGCAGTTGATCGACGACCTCGCCGGCCACACGCTGGCCAGCGCGTCGAGCATCGAAGCCGATGTGCGCGCCCTCGAGGGCGACAAGAAGGCCGTCAGTGCGAAGGTCGGCGAGCTCATCGCCAGCCGCGCGAAGGCAGCAGGCGTCGAGGCAGTCGTGTTCGACCGCGGCGGCAACAACTACAGCGGCCGCATCGCGGCACTCGCAGACGCAGCCCGTGAAGGCGGGTTGACGTTCTGA
- the rpsE gene encoding 30S ribosomal protein S5, which yields MPGRQRRDGGSGPAGQNSGPNAGGDNNQRGDNRGGGRDRRDNGRGGNAADKSNFIEKVVTINRVSKVVKGGRRFSFTALVIVGDGNGLVGVGYGKAKEVPAAIQKGVEEARKSFFRVPMIAGTITHPIQGEAAAGVVMLRPASAGTGVIAGGAVRAVLECAGVHDVLSKSLGSDNAINVVHATVAALKGLQRPEEVAARRGLTLEEVAPAGMLRARAQAGAVK from the coding sequence ATGCCGGGACGTCAACGGCGTGACGGCGGAAGCGGCCCCGCCGGACAGAACAGTGGCCCCAACGCAGGTGGCGACAACAACCAGCGCGGCGACAACCGCGGTGGCGGTCGTGACCGTCGTGACAACGGCCGTGGCGGCAACGCTGCGGACAAGTCGAACTTCATCGAGAAGGTCGTCACGATCAACCGCGTCTCCAAGGTGGTCAAGGGTGGTCGACGCTTCAGCTTCACCGCCCTCGTCATCGTCGGTGACGGCAACGGACTGGTCGGCGTCGGCTACGGCAAGGCCAAGGAAGTTCCCGCGGCCATCCAGAAGGGTGTCGAGGAGGCTCGCAAGAGCTTCTTCCGCGTCCCGATGATCGCCGGCACCATCACGCACCCCATCCAGGGCGAAGCCGCAGCAGGCGTCGTCATGTTGCGTCCGGCCAGTGCCGGTACCGGCGTCATCGCCGGTGGCGCGGTGCGTGCCGTGCTCGAGTGCGCCGGTGTCCACGACGTGCTGTCGAAGTCGCTCGGTAGCGACAACGCCATCAACGTCGTGCACGCGACCGTCGCAGCCCTCAAGGGTCTGCAGCGTCCCGAGGAAGTTGCGGCTCGCCGCGGCCTGACCCTCGAAGAGGTTGCACCCGCCGGAATGCTGCGCGCACGCGCACAGGCAGGAGCGGTGAAGTAA
- the map gene encoding type I methionyl aminopeptidase, with protein MAFGRKRKVVPFRSAGELDAMAAAGAVVGAALVAVRAAAVPGVSTLELDRVAEAVIRDAGAVPSFLGYHGFTGSICSSVNDRVVHGIPSADELLVAGDLVSIDCGAVLDGWHGDSAWTFGVGDIIEADAMLSEATRLSMEAGIAAMLPGNRLTDVSHAIESGTHAAEQAHGRKYGIVDGYGGHGIGREMHMDPFLANEGAPGKGPELVVGSTLAIEPMLTLGTYDTDILDDGWTVVTTDGSRSAHWEHTVAVTEDGPRILTLRPS; from the coding sequence ATGGCATTCGGCCGTAAACGGAAGGTCGTGCCGTTCCGCAGTGCTGGCGAACTCGACGCCATGGCTGCGGCCGGCGCGGTCGTCGGCGCTGCTCTGGTGGCAGTGCGGGCAGCGGCGGTTCCCGGTGTCTCGACGCTCGAGCTCGACAGAGTTGCCGAGGCCGTCATCCGTGACGCCGGTGCGGTGCCGTCGTTCCTCGGTTACCACGGCTTCACCGGCAGTATCTGTTCGTCGGTCAACGACCGTGTGGTGCACGGCATTCCGTCGGCAGACGAGCTCCTGGTCGCAGGCGATCTGGTGTCCATCGACTGTGGGGCGGTTCTCGACGGTTGGCACGGAGACTCGGCGTGGACGTTCGGTGTCGGCGACATCATCGAAGCCGATGCGATGCTGAGCGAGGCGACGAGGCTGTCGATGGAGGCAGGTATCGCCGCGATGCTTCCCGGCAATCGGCTCACCGACGTCTCGCACGCCATCGAATCCGGAACCCACGCGGCCGAGCAGGCGCACGGCCGCAAGTACGGAATCGTCGACGGATACGGCGGTCATGGCATCGGTCGTGAGATGCACATGGACCCGTTCCTCGCGAACGAGGGTGCGCCGGGTAAGGGACCGGAGCTGGTCGTCGGATCCACTCTGGCAATCGAGCCCATGCTGACCCTCGGCACGTACGACACCGACATTCTCGACGACGGCTGGACGGTCGTGACCACGGACGGATCCCGATCGGCGCACTGGGAACACACCGTTGCCGTCACCGAGGACGGGCCGCGGATCCTGACACTACGACCCAGCTAG
- a CDS encoding glycosyltransferase — protein sequence MSSDTRAGNPGVSVIIPVHNSKDVLDDQLRALARQDYEHPFTVIVSDNGSTDGLREHIENHCLRGALDLQYVDAAGSPGASFARNRGADAARSDLLAFCDADDAVHPNWLRRIVAGLDEYDIVGTGLETETLNSAAVRASTPFAPPSDQGKSTFLPFAIGASMACRRSTYGELGGMLEYVHASEDMEFSWRAQHAGYRLHFIAEPLVSYRLRTGRRENWKQAGALGYGSAHVRGLHRAHGCPPFRARSISIALLMLGVRNPLLPTAVTRMPTRLWLRLVAAHLGLVRGGRRYGSLAW from the coding sequence TTGAGCTCAGACACGCGCGCCGGCAACCCGGGCGTATCCGTCATCATTCCGGTTCACAACTCCAAGGATGTTCTCGACGATCAACTGCGAGCTCTCGCTCGACAGGATTACGAGCATCCCTTCACGGTGATCGTCAGCGACAACGGCTCGACCGACGGCCTTCGCGAACACATCGAGAACCATTGCCTCCGTGGAGCGCTCGACCTGCAGTACGTCGACGCTGCAGGATCCCCGGGCGCATCGTTCGCACGTAACAGAGGTGCAGACGCCGCCCGCAGCGACCTGCTCGCCTTCTGCGACGCGGACGACGCGGTCCACCCGAACTGGCTCCGGCGCATCGTCGCCGGCCTCGACGAGTACGACATCGTGGGTACCGGCCTGGAGACGGAGACGCTGAACTCCGCTGCCGTGCGCGCATCGACACCGTTCGCACCGCCCTCGGATCAGGGCAAGTCGACATTCCTACCGTTCGCCATCGGTGCCAGCATGGCGTGCCGCAGATCGACCTACGGCGAGCTCGGCGGCATGCTCGAGTACGTTCACGCCAGCGAGGACATGGAGTTCTCGTGGCGCGCACAGCACGCGGGATATCGACTGCATTTCATCGCCGAACCACTGGTGTCGTACCGACTTCGCACCGGACGTCGGGAGAACTGGAAGCAGGCAGGCGCGCTCGGCTACGGATCGGCTCACGTACGCGGACTCCACCGAGCACACGGCTGCCCGCCCTTCCGGGCCCGCTCGATCTCCATCGCCCTGCTGATGCTCGGCGTACGAAACCCGCTGCTTCCCACTGCAGTGACCAGGATGCCGACTCGACTCTGGCTTCGTCTGGTGGCTGCGCATCTCGGACTGGTCCGCGGCGGCAGACGCTACGGATCGCTGGCTTGGTGA
- the rplQ gene encoding 50S ribosomal protein L17, whose amino-acid sequence MPKPTKGRRLGGSASHQKAILANLATSLFEHGRITTTESKAKRLRPHAEKLVTHAKKGDLAHRREVLKTINNKDVVHKLFAEIGPFFADRDGGYTRIIKTVPRKGDNSPMAIIELVNEQTVSNEADRARRVKASQAAPAATEAPAEDATDENVVEAVEADATDAEVANADAVIDGIEDNDAHASDAPEAEEAKKD is encoded by the coding sequence ATGCCCAAGCCCACCAAGGGCCGCCGTCTCGGCGGGTCGGCGTCGCACCAGAAGGCCATCCTGGCCAACCTGGCGACGTCACTCTTCGAGCACGGCCGCATCACCACCACCGAGTCGAAGGCCAAGCGCCTTCGTCCGCACGCCGAGAAGCTCGTCACCCACGCCAAAAAGGGTGACCTGGCGCATCGTCGTGAGGTTCTCAAGACGATCAACAACAAAGATGTCGTGCACAAGCTGTTCGCCGAGATCGGGCCTTTCTTCGCCGATCGCGACGGTGGCTACACACGCATCATCAAGACCGTCCCCCGCAAGGGTGACAACTCGCCGATGGCCATCATCGAGCTCGTCAACGAGCAGACGGTGTCCAACGAGGCAGATCGCGCACGCCGCGTGAAGGCTTCGCAGGCTGCTCCCGCCGCAACCGAGGCTCCGGCCGAGGACGCGACCGACGAGAACGTCGTCGAGGCTGTCGAAGCCGACGCGACCGACGCCGAGGTGGCCAACGCCGACGCAGTCATCGACGGCATCGAGGACAACGACGCACACGCGTCGGACGCCCCCGAGGCCGAGGAAGCAAAGAAGGACTAG
- a CDS encoding DNA-directed RNA polymerase subunit alpha: MLISQRPTLTEEVIADNRSKFVIEPLEPGFGYTLGNSLRRTLLSSIPGAAVTSIRIDGVLHEFTTVPGVKEDVTDIILNLKGLVVSSEEDEPVTMYVRKQGPGAVTAGDIVPPAGVTVNNPDLHIATLNDKGKLEIELVVERGRGYVPAVQNKASGAEIGRIPVDSIYSPVLKVTYKVEATRVEQRTDFDRLVLDVETKNSITARDALASAGKTLVELFGLARELNVEAEGIEIGPSPAEADHIASFGLPIEDLDLTVRSYNCLKREGVHTVGELVGRTESDLLDIRNFGQKSIDEVKVKLHSLGLSLKDSPASFDPSTVPGYDATTGTWSDTDAGSFSDTEGAEQDYAETEQL; this comes from the coding sequence ATGCTCATTTCACAGCGCCCGACGCTGACCGAAGAGGTCATCGCCGACAACCGCTCGAAATTCGTCATCGAGCCGCTCGAGCCCGGCTTCGGTTACACACTCGGCAACTCGCTCCGCCGCACCCTGCTGTCGTCGATCCCCGGCGCTGCTGTCACCAGCATCCGTATCGACGGCGTCCTCCACGAATTCACCACCGTCCCCGGAGTCAAGGAAGATGTCACCGACATCATCCTGAACCTCAAGGGCCTCGTGGTGAGCTCCGAAGAAGACGAACCGGTCACCATGTACGTCCGCAAGCAGGGCCCAGGCGCTGTGACCGCAGGCGACATCGTGCCTCCGGCCGGCGTCACGGTGAACAACCCCGATCTGCACATCGCGACCCTGAACGACAAGGGCAAGTTGGAGATCGAGCTCGTCGTCGAGCGCGGTCGCGGCTACGTCCCCGCCGTTCAGAACAAGGCATCGGGTGCCGAGATCGGCCGTATTCCGGTCGACTCGATCTACTCGCCCGTGCTCAAGGTCACCTACAAGGTGGAGGCCACCCGCGTCGAACAGCGCACCGACTTCGATCGGCTCGTTCTCGATGTGGAGACCAAGAATTCCATCACCGCGCGGGACGCGCTCGCTTCTGCGGGCAAGACCCTGGTTGAGCTCTTCGGCCTCGCCCGTGAGCTGAACGTCGAAGCAGAAGGCATCGAGATCGGACCCTCGCCCGCCGAGGCCGATCACATCGCTTCCTTCGGACTCCCCATCGAGGATCTGGACCTCACCGTCCGGTCCTACAACTGCCTCAAGCGCGAGGGTGTTCACACCGTCGGCGAGCTGGTTGGTCGTACCGAGTCCGATCTGCTCGACATCCGTAACTTCGGGCAGAAGTCCATCGACGAGGTGAAGGTCAAGCTGCATTCGCTCGGCCTCTCCCTCAAGGACAGCCCCGCGTCGTTCGATCCGAGCACCGTGCCTGGCTACGACGCCACCACGGGCACGTGGAGTGACACCGACGCCGGCTCCTTCAGCGACACCGAAGGTGCCGAGCAGGACTACGCCGAGACAGAACAGCTGTAA
- the rpmD gene encoding 50S ribosomal protein L30 yields the protein MAQLKVTQIKSTIGQKANQRDSLRTLGLKGIRQTVVREDNPQNRGLVNTVRHLVIVEEV from the coding sequence ATGGCTCAGCTGAAGGTCACCCAGATCAAGAGCACCATCGGCCAGAAGGCGAACCAGCGTGACAGCCTGCGTACTCTCGGGCTCAAGGGCATCCGCCAGACGGTCGTCCGCGAGGACAACCCGCAGAACCGCGGACTGGTCAACACGGTGCGCCACCTCGTAATCGTTGAGGAGGTCTAA
- the secY gene encoding preprotein translocase subunit SecY produces MLSAFVSALRTPDLRRKILFTLGLVALYRFGATLPSPGVDYANVRACIDQVSGGDSAGIYSLINLFSGGALLQLSVFAIGIMPYITASIIVQLLTVVIPKFEELRKEGQSGQAKMTQYTRYLSIALAILQATGLVALASRGQLLQGCQQDIIADQSIFGLVIIVLVMTAGAAVVMWFGEVITERGVGNGMSLLIFAGIASRIPSEGNSILESRGGLVFGFVCFAAFLIITGVVFVEQGQRRIPVQYAKRMVGRKMYGGSSTYLPLKVNQAGVIPVIFASSLLYLPNLIAQLTSASTAVDPSWWQRIINEYLVNPANPVYIAIFFGLIVFFTYFYVAITFNPEERADEMKKFGGFIPGIRPGKPTADYLNYVLSRITLPGAVYLGTIAVLPNLFLDIGSSGGGQNLPFGGTAVLIMVSVGLDTVKQIESQLMQRNYEGFLK; encoded by the coding sequence TTGCTTTCCGCCTTCGTGTCGGCCCTCAGGACTCCTGACCTGAGACGGAAGATCCTCTTCACGCTCGGTCTGGTGGCCCTGTATCGCTTCGGTGCCACGCTGCCGTCGCCGGGTGTCGACTACGCCAATGTCCGAGCATGCATCGACCAGGTCTCCGGTGGAGACTCGGCGGGCATCTACTCGCTGATCAACCTGTTCTCCGGTGGAGCGCTCCTCCAGCTCTCGGTGTTCGCGATCGGCATCATGCCGTACATCACCGCCAGCATCATCGTGCAGCTGCTCACCGTCGTCATCCCGAAGTTCGAGGAACTCCGCAAGGAGGGACAGTCGGGGCAGGCCAAGATGACGCAGTACACGCGTTACCTGTCGATCGCGCTGGCCATCCTGCAGGCGACCGGCCTGGTGGCCCTCGCCTCCCGCGGCCAACTTCTGCAGGGATGCCAGCAGGACATCATCGCTGACCAGAGCATCTTCGGCCTCGTCATCATCGTGCTCGTCATGACCGCAGGTGCAGCCGTCGTGATGTGGTTCGGCGAGGTCATCACCGAGCGCGGCGTCGGCAACGGAATGTCGCTGCTCATCTTCGCCGGAATCGCCTCGCGTATCCCCTCCGAGGGCAACTCGATCCTCGAGAGCCGCGGTGGGCTGGTGTTCGGATTCGTCTGCTTCGCAGCGTTCCTGATCATCACCGGCGTGGTGTTCGTCGAGCAGGGTCAGCGCCGAATTCCCGTCCAGTACGCCAAGCGCATGGTCGGTCGAAAGATGTACGGCGGCTCCTCCACCTACCTTCCGCTCAAGGTCAACCAGGCCGGCGTCATCCCGGTGATCTTCGCGTCCTCGCTGCTGTATCTGCCCAACCTGATCGCCCAGCTCACCTCGGCCAGCACCGCGGTCGATCCGAGCTGGTGGCAGCGCATCATCAACGAGTACCTGGTGAACCCGGCCAACCCGGTGTACATCGCGATCTTCTTCGGTCTGATCGTGTTCTTCACGTACTTCTACGTGGCGATCACGTTCAACCCCGAAGAGCGCGCCGACGAGATGAAGAAGTTCGGCGGGTTCATCCCGGGCATTCGTCCGGGCAAGCCGACCGCCGACTATCTGAACTACGTCCTCAGTCGCATCACGTTGCCGGGCGCGGTCTACCTGGGCACCATCGCCGTGCTCCCGAACCTGTTCCTCGACATCGGCAGTTCGGGTGGAGGACAGAACCTCCCCTTCGGTGGCACCGCCGTGCTGATCATGGTCAGCGTCGGCCTGGATACCGTGAAGCAAATCGAAAGCCAGCTGATGCAGCGTAACTACGAAGGGTTCCTCAAGTGA
- the infA gene encoding translation initiation factor IF-1, with the protein MAKKDGAIEVEGRVVEPLPNAMFRIELENGHKVLAHISGKMRQHYIRILPEDRVVVELSPYDLTRGRIVYRYK; encoded by the coding sequence ATGGCCAAGAAAGACGGTGCTATCGAGGTAGAGGGCCGAGTTGTCGAACCGCTGCCCAATGCGATGTTTCGCATTGAGCTCGAAAACGGCCACAAGGTACTCGCTCACATCAGCGGAAAGATGCGTCAGCACTACATTCGCATCCTTCCCGAGGATCGCGTCGTGGTAGAGCTCTCGCCCTACGACCTCACGCGTGGACGCATCGTTTACCGCTACAAGTAA
- a CDS encoding adenylate kinase: MRLVLLGPPGAGKGTQAVLLSEKLGVPHISTGDLFRANIGEKTPLGLEAKKYLDAGDLVPSELTVDMVRSRLSEPDAVNGFLLDGFPRSVGQAEALVGILADLNAKLDAVLSFVVDEDVVVERMLARGREDDKEDVIRNRLKVYRDETAPLLDYYEGQLVTVDAIGEVDEVNARALKSIEDHGK, from the coding sequence GTGAGACTTGTTCTGCTCGGTCCCCCCGGTGCCGGCAAAGGCACCCAGGCCGTCCTCCTGTCCGAGAAGCTGGGCGTTCCGCACATCTCGACCGGCGACCTGTTTCGCGCGAACATCGGTGAGAAGACGCCGCTCGGACTCGAGGCGAAGAAGTACCTCGATGCAGGCGACCTCGTTCCCAGTGAGCTGACCGTCGACATGGTCCGCAGCCGCCTCTCCGAGCCCGACGCCGTGAACGGCTTCCTGCTCGACGGCTTCCCACGTTCGGTGGGTCAGGCCGAGGCACTGGTCGGCATCCTGGCGGACCTGAACGCGAAGCTCGACGCCGTACTCTCGTTCGTCGTCGACGAGGACGTCGTCGTCGAACGCATGCTCGCGCGTGGACGCGAGGACGACAAGGAAGACGTCATTCGGAACCGACTCAAGGTGTACCGGGACGAGACCGCGCCACTGCTCGATTACTACGAGGGCCAACTCGTGACGGTCGACGCGATCGGTGAGGTGGACGAGGTCAACGCTCGCGCGCTGAAGTCCATCGAGGACCACGGCAAGTAA
- the rpsK gene encoding 30S ribosomal protein S11 encodes MPPKARGTGPKKAQKTRRRDKKNVPHGSAHIKSTFNNTIVSITDPAGNVISWASSGHVGFKGSRKSTPFAAQLAAENAARKAQEHGVKKVDVFVKGPGSGRETAIRSLQAAGLEVGTISDVTPQPHNGCRPPKRRRV; translated from the coding sequence ATGCCCCCCAAAGCACGCGGTACCGGTCCGAAGAAGGCGCAGAAGACGCGTCGCAGGGACAAGAAGAACGTCCCGCACGGATCTGCGCACATCAAGAGCACGTTCAACAACACGATCGTGTCGATCACCGACCCCGCCGGAAACGTCATCTCGTGGGCGTCCTCGGGACACGTGGGCTTCAAGGGCTCGCGCAAGTCGACTCCGTTCGCCGCACAGCTCGCAGCCGAGAACGCTGCGCGCAAGGCACAGGAGCACGGCGTCAAGAAGGTCGACGTGTTCGTCAAGGGTCCCGGCTCCGGCCGTGAGACCGCGATCCGCTCGCTTCAGGCCGCTGGCCTCGAGGTCGGCACCATCTCCGATGTCACCCCTCAGCCGCACAACGGCTGCCGTCCGCCCAAGCGGCGTCGGGTCTAG
- the rpsM gene encoding 30S ribosomal protein S13 — MARLAGVDLPREKRMEIALTYIYGVGRTRSKEILTATGVSPDLRSKDLGDDDLRKLSDYINESLKVEGDLRREVQADIRRKIEIGCYQGLRHRRGLPVRGQRTKTNARTRKGPKRTIAGKKKAK, encoded by the coding sequence ATGGCACGTCTCGCAGGTGTGGATCTGCCGCGCGAAAAGCGCATGGAGATCGCACTGACTTACATCTACGGCGTCGGCCGTACCCGCTCGAAGGAAATCCTCACAGCGACGGGCGTCAGCCCCGACCTGCGAAGCAAGGATCTCGGCGACGACGATCTGCGCAAGCTCAGCGATTACATCAACGAGTCCCTCAAGGTCGAGGGCGACCTGCGCCGCGAGGTTCAGGCCGACATCCGCCGCAAGATCGAAATCGGCTGCTACCAGGGTCTTCGCCACCGTCGTGGTCTGCCCGTCCGTGGACAGCGCACCAAGACCAATGCGCGTACCCGTAAGGGACCCAAGCGCACCATTGCCGGCAAGAAGAAGGCGAAGTAA